In Sebastes fasciatus isolate fSebFas1 chromosome 15, fSebFas1.pri, whole genome shotgun sequence, a genomic segment contains:
- the LOC141783164 gene encoding uncharacterized protein LOC141783164 isoform X5 — MDLSEAQSEVKQLLSRVKPAELRTLMKWIRDSDELDEFLSNNKQKKILEKISEELRDALPPDAMFSSESSAYTKIQQCSRPTAHVDSFLYDEDQVDSLCEEGTMSRSYCLSCGSYRTAPLDFISHSFSISELQFLFENVLPDLTGRTLVDVGSRLGAVLYGGYVFSSSSQIVGLEITDEFVELQNKILQKYKMADRIQVLHTDVRLQNVLLQNTDVLIMNNVFEFFMEPSEQVRAWRFIMENLRKKGSLLVTVPSLQESLNRLQEALPPGWVEELPVDYDVYLGRDSDPDALKEIHLYRVL; from the exons ATGGACCTGTCTGAAGCTCAGAGTGAGGTGAAACAGCTGCTGAGCAGAGTGAAGCCCGCAGAGCTGCGCACACTGATGAAGTGGATCAGAGACTCAG ACGAGCTGGACGAGTTTCTGTCCAACAACAAGCAGAAGAAGATTCTCGAGAAGATCTCTGAGGAGCTGAGAGACGCTCTGCCTCCAGACGCCATGTTCTCCTCTGAGAGTTCTGCATACACCAag ATCCAGCAGTGTTCCCGGCCGACGGCCCACGTGGACAGCTTCCTGTATGATGAAGATCAGGTGGACTCTCTGTGTGAGGAGGGAACCATGAGTCGGTCCTACTGTCTCAGCTGTGGATCCTACAGAACCGCACCTCTAG ACTTCATCTCTCACTCGTTCTCCATCTCAGAACTTCAGTTTCTGTTTGAGAACGTTCTTCCAGACCTGACGGGTCGGACGCTGGTGGACGTGGGCTCCAGACTGGGAGCCGTGCTCTACGGG ggttACGTGTTCAGCTCGTCCTCTCAGATCGTCGGTCTGGAGATCACTGACGAGTTTGTTGAACTGCAGAATAAAATCCTGCAGAAATACAAGATGGCCGACAGGATTcag GTTCTCCACACTGACGTCCGCCTGCAGAACGTTCTGCTGCAGAACACAGATGTTCTCATCATGAACAACGTCTTTGAGTTCTTCATGGAACCCAGTGAACAAGTCAG agcgTGGAGGTTCATCATGGAGAACTTGAGGAAGAAAGGATCTCTGCTGGTCACCGTCCCCAGTCTGCAGGAGAGTCTGAACCGTCTGCAG GAGGCGCTGCCGCCCGGCTGGGTGGAGGAACTTCCTGTGGACTACGATGTTTACCTGGGCAGAGACAGCGACCCCGACGCTCTCAAAGAGATCCACCTGTACAGGGTCCTCTGA
- the LOC141783164 gene encoding uncharacterized protein LOC141783164 isoform X2, with product MMMMMMIVMKMMMMMKMVMMVMMMMMMIVMMMMIVMKMMMMMMIVMKMMMMVMMVMMVMMMMMMIVMKMMMKMVMMVMMMMMMIVMKMMMMMKMVMMVMVMVMMMMVMMVMMMVMMVMVMVLMVMMMVLVMMMVMMMVMMVMMVMMMVMVMVLMVMMMVMVMVMVMVMMMMVMMMVMVMVMVMMVMVMVLVMMVMMMVMMVMMMVMMVMVLMVMMVMVMMMMVMMMMMVMVMMMMVMVMMMEMMMMMMMMKMMFQIQQCSRPTAHVDSFLYDEDQVDSLCEEGTMSRSYCLSCGSYRTAPLDFISHSFSISELQFLFENVLPDLTGRTLVDVGSRLGAVLYGGYVFSSSSQIVGLEITDEFVELQNKILQKYKMADRIQVLHTDVRLQNVLLQNTDVLIMNNVFEFFMEPSEQVRAWRFIMENLRKKGSLLVTVPSLQESLNRLQEALPPGWVEELPVDYDVYLGRDSDPDALKEIHLYRVL from the exons atgatgatgatgatgatgatcgtgatgaagatgatgatgatgatgaagatggtgatgatggtgatgatgatgatgatgatgatcgtgatgatgatgatgatcgtgatgaagatgatgatgatgatgatgatcgtgatgaagatgatgatgatggtgatgatggtgatgatggtgatgatgatgatgatgatgatcgtgatgaagatgatgatgaagatggtgatgatggtgatgatgatgatgatgatgatcgtgatgaagatgatgatgatgatgaagatggtgatgatggtgatggtgatggtgatgatgatgatggtgatgatggtgatgatgatggtgatgatggtgatggtgatggtgttgatggtgatgatgatggtgttggtgatgatgatggtgatgatgatggtgatgatggtgatgatggtgatgatgatggtgatggtgatggtgttgatggtgatgatgatggtgatggtgatggtgatggtgatggtgatgatgatgatggtgatgatgatggtgatggtgatggtgatggtgatgatggtgatggtgatggtgttggtgatgatggtgatgatgatggtgatgatggtgatgatgatggtgatgatggtgatggtgttgatggtgatgatggtgatggtgatgatgatgatggtgatgatgatgatgatggtgatggtgatgatgatgatggtgatggtgatgatgatggagatgatgatgatg atgatgatgatgaagatgatgtttCAGATCCAGCAGTGTTCCCGGCCGACGGCCCACGTGGACAGCTTCCTGTATGATGAAGATCAGGTGGACTCTCTGTGTGAGGAGGGAACCATGAGTCGGTCCTACTGTCTCAGCTGTGGATCCTACAGAACCGCACCTCTAG ACTTCATCTCTCACTCGTTCTCCATCTCAGAACTTCAGTTTCTGTTTGAGAACGTTCTTCCAGACCTGACGGGTCGGACGCTGGTGGACGTGGGCTCCAGACTGGGAGCCGTGCTCTACGGG ggttACGTGTTCAGCTCGTCCTCTCAGATCGTCGGTCTGGAGATCACTGACGAGTTTGTTGAACTGCAGAATAAAATCCTGCAGAAATACAAGATGGCCGACAGGATTcag GTTCTCCACACTGACGTCCGCCTGCAGAACGTTCTGCTGCAGAACACAGATGTTCTCATCATGAACAACGTCTTTGAGTTCTTCATGGAACCCAGTGAACAAGTCAG agcgTGGAGGTTCATCATGGAGAACTTGAGGAAGAAAGGATCTCTGCTGGTCACCGTCCCCAGTCTGCAGGAGAGTCTGAACCGTCTGCAG GAGGCGCTGCCGCCCGGCTGGGTGGAGGAACTTCCTGTGGACTACGATGTTTACCTGGGCAGAGACAGCGACCCCGACGCTCTCAAAGAGATCCACCTGTACAGGGTCCTCTGA
- the LOC141783164 gene encoding uncharacterized protein LOC141783164 isoform X3 — protein MMMMMMIVMKMMMMMKMVMMVMMMMMMIVMMMMIVMKMMMMMMIVMKMMMMVMMVMMVMMMMMMIVMKMMMKMVMMVMMMMMMIVMKMMMMMKMVMMVMVMVMMMMVMMVMMMVMMVMVMVLMVMMMVLVMMMVMMMVMMVMMVMMMVMVMVLMVMMMVMVMVMVMVMMMMVMMMVMVMVMVMMVMVMVLVMMVMMMVMMVMMMVMMVMVLMVMMVMVMMMMVMMMMMVMVMMMMVMVMMMEMMMMMMMMKMMFQIQQCSRPTAHVDSFLYDEDQVDSLCEEGTMSRSYCLSCGSYRTAPLELQFLFENVLPDLTGRTLVDVGSRLGAVLYGGYVFSSSSQIVGLEITDEFVELQNKILQKYKMADRIQVLHTDVRLQNVLLQNTDVLIMNNVFEFFMEPSEQVRAWRFIMENLRKKGSLLVTVPSLQESLNRLQQEALPPGWVEELPVDYDVYLGRDSDPDALKEIHLYRVL, from the exons atgatgatgatgatgatgatcgtgatgaagatgatgatgatgatgaagatggtgatgatggtgatgatgatgatgatgatgatcgtgatgatgatgatgatcgtgatgaagatgatgatgatgatgatgatcgtgatgaagatgatgatgatggtgatgatggtgatgatggtgatgatgatgatgatgatgatcgtgatgaagatgatgatgaagatggtgatgatggtgatgatgatgatgatgatgatcgtgatgaagatgatgatgatgatgaagatggtgatgatggtgatggtgatggtgatgatgatgatggtgatgatggtgatgatgatggtgatgatggtgatggtgatggtgttgatggtgatgatgatggtgttggtgatgatgatggtgatgatgatggtgatgatggtgatgatggtgatgatgatggtgatggtgatggtgttgatggtgatgatgatggtgatggtgatggtgatggtgatggtgatgatgatgatggtgatgatgatggtgatggtgatggtgatggtgatgatggtgatggtgatggtgttggtgatgatggtgatgatgatggtgatgatggtgatgatgatggtgatgatggtgatggtgttgatggtgatgatggtgatggtgatgatgatgatggtgatgatgatgatgatggtgatggtgatgatgatgatggtgatggtgatgatgatggagatgatgatgatg atgatgatgatgaagatgatgtttCAGATCCAGCAGTGTTCCCGGCCGACGGCCCACGTGGACAGCTTCCTGTATGATGAAGATCAGGTGGACTCTCTGTGTGAGGAGGGAACCATGAGTCGGTCCTACTGTCTCAGCTGTGGATCCTACAGAACCGCACCTCTAG AACTTCAGTTTCTGTTTGAGAACGTTCTTCCAGACCTGACGGGTCGGACGCTGGTGGACGTGGGCTCCAGACTGGGAGCCGTGCTCTACGGG ggttACGTGTTCAGCTCGTCCTCTCAGATCGTCGGTCTGGAGATCACTGACGAGTTTGTTGAACTGCAGAATAAAATCCTGCAGAAATACAAGATGGCCGACAGGATTcag GTTCTCCACACTGACGTCCGCCTGCAGAACGTTCTGCTGCAGAACACAGATGTTCTCATCATGAACAACGTCTTTGAGTTCTTCATGGAACCCAGTGAACAAGTCAG agcgTGGAGGTTCATCATGGAGAACTTGAGGAAGAAAGGATCTCTGCTGGTCACCGTCCCCAGTCTGCAGGAGAGTCTGAACCGTCTGCAG CAGGAGGCGCTGCCGCCCGGCTGGGTGGAGGAACTTCCTGTGGACTACGATGTTTACCTGGGCAGAGACAGCGACCCCGACGCTCTCAAAGAGATCCACCTGTACAGGGTCCTCTGA
- the LOC141783164 gene encoding uncharacterized protein LOC141783164 isoform X1 encodes MMMMMMIVMKMMMMMKMVMMVMMMMMMIVMMMMIVMKMMMMMMIVMKMMMMVMMVMMVMMMMMMIVMKMMMKMVMMVMMMMMMIVMKMMMMMKMVMMVMVMVMMMMVMMVMMMVMMVMVMVLMVMMMVLVMMMVMMMVMMVMMVMMMVMVMVLMVMMMVMVMVMVMVMMMMVMMMVMVMVMVMMVMVMVLVMMVMMMVMMVMMMVMMVMVLMVMMVMVMMMMVMMMMMVMVMMMMVMVMMMEMMMMMMMMKMMFQIQQCSRPTAHVDSFLYDEDQVDSLCEEGTMSRSYCLSCGSYRTAPLDFISHSFSISELQFLFENVLPDLTGRTLVDVGSRLGAVLYGGYVFSSSSQIVGLEITDEFVELQNKILQKYKMADRIQVLHTDVRLQNVLLQNTDVLIMNNVFEFFMEPSEQVRAWRFIMENLRKKGSLLVTVPSLQESLNRLQQEALPPGWVEELPVDYDVYLGRDSDPDALKEIHLYRVL; translated from the exons atgatgatgatgatgatgatcgtgatgaagatgatgatgatgatgaagatggtgatgatggtgatgatgatgatgatgatgatcgtgatgatgatgatgatcgtgatgaagatgatgatgatgatgatgatcgtgatgaagatgatgatgatggtgatgatggtgatgatggtgatgatgatgatgatgatgatcgtgatgaagatgatgatgaagatggtgatgatggtgatgatgatgatgatgatgatcgtgatgaagatgatgatgatgatgaagatggtgatgatggtgatggtgatggtgatgatgatgatggtgatgatggtgatgatgatggtgatgatggtgatggtgatggtgttgatggtgatgatgatggtgttggtgatgatgatggtgatgatgatggtgatgatggtgatgatggtgatgatgatggtgatggtgatggtgttgatggtgatgatgatggtgatggtgatggtgatggtgatggtgatgatgatgatggtgatgatgatggtgatggtgatggtgatggtgatgatggtgatggtgatggtgttggtgatgatggtgatgatgatggtgatgatggtgatgatgatggtgatgatggtgatggtgttgatggtgatgatggtgatggtgatgatgatgatggtgatgatgatgatgatggtgatggtgatgatgatgatggtgatggtgatgatgatggagatgatgatgatg atgatgatgatgaagatgatgtttCAGATCCAGCAGTGTTCCCGGCCGACGGCCCACGTGGACAGCTTCCTGTATGATGAAGATCAGGTGGACTCTCTGTGTGAGGAGGGAACCATGAGTCGGTCCTACTGTCTCAGCTGTGGATCCTACAGAACCGCACCTCTAG ACTTCATCTCTCACTCGTTCTCCATCTCAGAACTTCAGTTTCTGTTTGAGAACGTTCTTCCAGACCTGACGGGTCGGACGCTGGTGGACGTGGGCTCCAGACTGGGAGCCGTGCTCTACGGG ggttACGTGTTCAGCTCGTCCTCTCAGATCGTCGGTCTGGAGATCACTGACGAGTTTGTTGAACTGCAGAATAAAATCCTGCAGAAATACAAGATGGCCGACAGGATTcag GTTCTCCACACTGACGTCCGCCTGCAGAACGTTCTGCTGCAGAACACAGATGTTCTCATCATGAACAACGTCTTTGAGTTCTTCATGGAACCCAGTGAACAAGTCAG agcgTGGAGGTTCATCATGGAGAACTTGAGGAAGAAAGGATCTCTGCTGGTCACCGTCCCCAGTCTGCAGGAGAGTCTGAACCGTCTGCAG CAGGAGGCGCTGCCGCCCGGCTGGGTGGAGGAACTTCCTGTGGACTACGATGTTTACCTGGGCAGAGACAGCGACCCCGACGCTCTCAAAGAGATCCACCTGTACAGGGTCCTCTGA
- the LOC141783164 gene encoding uncharacterized protein LOC141783164 isoform X4 — translation MDLSEAQSEVKQLLSRVKPAELRTLMKWIRDSDELDEFLSNNKQKKILEKISEELRDALPPDAMFSSESSAYTKIQQCSRPTAHVDSFLYDEDQVDSLCEEGTMSRSYCLSCGSYRTAPLDFISHSFSISELQFLFENVLPDLTGRTLVDVGSRLGAVLYGGYVFSSSSQIVGLEITDEFVELQNKILQKYKMADRIQVLHTDVRLQNVLLQNTDVLIMNNVFEFFMEPSEQVRAWRFIMENLRKKGSLLVTVPSLQESLNRLQQEALPPGWVEELPVDYDVYLGRDSDPDALKEIHLYRVL, via the exons ATGGACCTGTCTGAAGCTCAGAGTGAGGTGAAACAGCTGCTGAGCAGAGTGAAGCCCGCAGAGCTGCGCACACTGATGAAGTGGATCAGAGACTCAG ACGAGCTGGACGAGTTTCTGTCCAACAACAAGCAGAAGAAGATTCTCGAGAAGATCTCTGAGGAGCTGAGAGACGCTCTGCCTCCAGACGCCATGTTCTCCTCTGAGAGTTCTGCATACACCAag ATCCAGCAGTGTTCCCGGCCGACGGCCCACGTGGACAGCTTCCTGTATGATGAAGATCAGGTGGACTCTCTGTGTGAGGAGGGAACCATGAGTCGGTCCTACTGTCTCAGCTGTGGATCCTACAGAACCGCACCTCTAG ACTTCATCTCTCACTCGTTCTCCATCTCAGAACTTCAGTTTCTGTTTGAGAACGTTCTTCCAGACCTGACGGGTCGGACGCTGGTGGACGTGGGCTCCAGACTGGGAGCCGTGCTCTACGGG ggttACGTGTTCAGCTCGTCCTCTCAGATCGTCGGTCTGGAGATCACTGACGAGTTTGTTGAACTGCAGAATAAAATCCTGCAGAAATACAAGATGGCCGACAGGATTcag GTTCTCCACACTGACGTCCGCCTGCAGAACGTTCTGCTGCAGAACACAGATGTTCTCATCATGAACAACGTCTTTGAGTTCTTCATGGAACCCAGTGAACAAGTCAG agcgTGGAGGTTCATCATGGAGAACTTGAGGAAGAAAGGATCTCTGCTGGTCACCGTCCCCAGTCTGCAGGAGAGTCTGAACCGTCTGCAG CAGGAGGCGCTGCCGCCCGGCTGGGTGGAGGAACTTCCTGTGGACTACGATGTTTACCTGGGCAGAGACAGCGACCCCGACGCTCTCAAAGAGATCCACCTGTACAGGGTCCTCTGA